The following proteins are co-located in the Chlorogloeopsis sp. ULAP01 genome:
- the psb28 gene encoding photosystem II reaction center protein Psb28 translates to MATIQFSKGVNEEVIPEVRLTRSRTGNSGTATFIFQNPKALSNGSTDEITGMYLIDEEGELVTREVKGRFINGKPEALEAVYVMKSPEEWERFMRFMQRYAEENGLGFNKT, encoded by the coding sequence ATGGCAACAATTCAGTTTTCTAAAGGTGTCAACGAGGAAGTAATTCCAGAAGTACGTTTAACGCGATCGCGAACTGGTAACAGTGGTACAGCGACGTTCATTTTTCAAAATCCTAAAGCATTAAGCAACGGCAGCACCGATGAAATCACAGGTATGTATTTGATTGATGAAGAGGGCGAACTAGTTACCCGCGAAGTTAAAGGTAGATTTATCAACGGTAAGCCAGAAGCATTAGAAGCCGTTTATGTAATGAAATCTCCAGAAGAATGGGAGCGCTTTATGCGATTTATGCAGCGATATGCAGAAGAAAATGGCTTGGGATTTAATAAAACTTAA
- the dtd gene encoding D-aminoacyl-tRNA deacylase — protein MRVIIQRVKSSQVIVDGEIVGKIGRGLNLLVGIAETDTDAELDWMVRKCLELRLFPDREGGERWQKSVQEIDGELLVISQFTLYGDCRKGRRPSFDRSAVPQTAEDLYNSFVTKLRESGLRVETGKFGAMMQVSIENDGPVTLLLEKEAN, from the coding sequence ATGCGCGTTATCATCCAACGAGTCAAATCATCTCAAGTTATCGTTGACGGTGAAATTGTCGGCAAAATTGGACGAGGATTAAATTTACTTGTTGGTATTGCCGAAACTGATACTGATGCCGAGCTTGACTGGATGGTACGTAAATGCTTGGAGTTGCGGCTATTTCCTGATCGCGAAGGTGGGGAGCGCTGGCAAAAATCTGTACAAGAAATTGACGGCGAGTTATTGGTAATAAGTCAGTTTACTCTTTACGGTGATTGTCGCAAAGGGCGCCGTCCTTCTTTCGACCGTTCAGCAGTTCCCCAAACAGCTGAAGATTTATATAACAGTTTTGTTACTAAGTTACGCGAAAGTGGTTTAAGGGTAGAAACTGGTAAATTTGGAGCTATGATGCAAGTGTCTATTGAAAACGATGGCCCTGTAACTTTGTTACTAGAAAAAGAAGCTAATTAG
- the cysS gene encoding cysteine--tRNA ligase gives MTLTVYNTLTRRQEPFETVEPGKVKMYYCGVTVYDYCHLGHARACIVWDVVRRYLQFIGYDVRFVQNFTDIDDKILNRARQEGSSMKAVADRFIKAYFEDMRQLKIKDADEYPRATHTMNGIQRLIHDLENRGYAYPAEGDVYYAVRQFPEYGKLSGRKLEDLQVGASERVNVDDPDYQKKREPFDFALWKAAKSGEPYWESPWGKGRPGWHIECSAMVRDRLGETIDIHAGGADLIFPHHENEIAQSEAVTGKPLARYWLHNGMVKVDGEKMSKSLGNFITIRELLERGVDPMALRLFVLMAHYRKPIDFTDEAIAAATNGWQTLKEGLLFGYKHGKELGTRDWGLETRKETNQRELDSSQYPITSTQSPMPDPYIERFQKAVNDDFNFPGGLAVLFELAKELRREGNLLVHEGKTDTPPEELFEQWQTLLTLAGVLGLEAQIEEEKPNSDGLTDAEIEALIQKRQEARKAKNFAEGDRIRNELQAQGITLIDKPQGTEWHRN, from the coding sequence ATGACCCTAACTGTTTACAATACTCTCACTCGTCGCCAAGAACCCTTTGAAACTGTCGAACCAGGAAAGGTAAAAATGTATTACTGCGGCGTGACGGTGTACGACTATTGCCATTTGGGTCATGCTAGAGCTTGTATTGTTTGGGACGTTGTGCGTCGCTACCTACAATTCATTGGCTATGACGTGCGTTTTGTCCAGAATTTTACCGATATTGATGACAAAATCCTCAATCGAGCACGGCAAGAAGGCTCATCAATGAAAGCTGTCGCCGATCGCTTTATCAAAGCCTATTTTGAAGATATGCGGCAGTTGAAAATTAAAGACGCTGATGAGTATCCCCGTGCAACTCACACGATGAATGGCATTCAACGGCTGATTCACGATCTAGAAAACAGAGGTTACGCCTACCCTGCGGAAGGTGATGTCTACTACGCTGTGCGCCAATTTCCTGAGTATGGGAAACTTTCTGGACGCAAGTTAGAAGATTTACAGGTTGGTGCTAGTGAACGAGTAAATGTAGACGATCCAGATTATCAGAAGAAAAGAGAGCCGTTTGACTTTGCCTTGTGGAAAGCAGCAAAATCAGGAGAACCTTATTGGGAGTCACCTTGGGGTAAAGGACGTCCAGGGTGGCATATTGAGTGTTCTGCGATGGTACGCGATCGCCTGGGTGAAACTATTGACATCCACGCTGGCGGTGCTGATTTGATTTTTCCCCACCATGAAAATGAAATTGCCCAATCTGAGGCAGTGACGGGTAAACCATTAGCTCGTTACTGGCTGCACAACGGCATGGTGAAAGTCGATGGTGAGAAAATGTCTAAATCTTTGGGTAACTTTATCACCATTCGCGAATTACTGGAGCGAGGTGTAGATCCAATGGCATTGCGATTGTTTGTGTTGATGGCACATTATCGCAAACCGATTGATTTTACCGATGAAGCGATCGCTGCCGCCACCAACGGTTGGCAAACCCTCAAAGAAGGCTTGCTTTTTGGTTATAAACATGGGAAAGAACTAGGGACTAGGGACTGGGGACTAGAGACTAGGAAAGAAACTAATCAACGTGAACTAGACTCTTCCCAGTACCCAATCACCAGTACCCAGTCCCCAATGCCCGATCCCTACATAGAGCGTTTCCAAAAAGCCGTGAATGATGACTTTAATTTTCCTGGTGGGTTAGCTGTGTTGTTTGAATTAGCTAAAGAACTGCGTCGGGAGGGGAATCTTTTGGTGCATGAAGGAAAAACCGACACACCACCAGAGGAGTTATTTGAACAATGGCAAACTCTACTAACCTTGGCGGGAGTTTTAGGTTTAGAAGCTCAAATTGAGGAGGAAAAACCAAATAGTGATGGTTTAACTGATGCAGAAATTGAAGCCTTGATCCAAAAACGCCAGGAAGCCAGAAAAGCGAAGAATTTTGCTGAAGGCGATCGCATTCGCAATGAACTACAAGCCCAAGGCATTACCCTCATAGATAAACCCCAAGGCACGGAGTGGCATCGAAATTGA
- a CDS encoding AI-2E family transporter: MSEKRQVISLLNLLLIIATFFLVVLLWQLRSLLLTLMIAVVLAAAIAPIVDAAQRLRLPRWLGVILAYMGLIASLVGLGLIIGPSVADQIQRLGSRLPVYLDNLRMALENLAVRMGIYQLESIDQFFDIQALTNWLIRSSQQLLVRSFGLTRGIVGGVVNLILALVISAYMVAGSENLIKGLVALFPKPWDERLAAQVVPISRRMGGYIQGRVLVSAILAFAITLGLGILGLSEFALALGVIAGFTNLIPFVGPILGAIPALIVAIPQGGLTFLWVLLLFVIIQNLESYVLDPLLVGSSVRVHPLYQLLAVLGGTQVLGIIGAVIVPPWIAGLAVLLENLYLRPKLIAEQKDNLSEAVICSDNQQLSDGASKLSGK; the protein is encoded by the coding sequence ATGTCCGAAAAGCGTCAGGTGATATCTTTACTGAATCTCCTGTTAATTATCGCGACTTTCTTTTTAGTCGTACTATTGTGGCAACTGCGGAGCTTGCTGTTGACATTAATGATTGCAGTCGTTCTAGCAGCAGCGATCGCCCCCATAGTTGATGCTGCGCAAAGATTGCGCTTGCCACGTTGGTTGGGTGTAATTTTGGCTTACATGGGTTTAATCGCTAGCTTAGTTGGGCTAGGTTTAATTATTGGCCCCTCTGTTGCCGATCAAATTCAAAGATTGGGTAGTAGACTACCAGTCTATCTGGACAATTTACGGATGGCATTGGAAAATTTAGCCGTGCGGATGGGAATTTATCAGCTAGAGTCCATAGATCAATTCTTTGATATCCAAGCACTCACTAATTGGTTGATTCGTTCTAGCCAGCAGTTGTTGGTGCGTTCTTTTGGATTAACTCGCGGTATCGTTGGTGGTGTCGTAAATTTGATTTTAGCTTTGGTAATTTCTGCCTACATGGTTGCTGGTAGCGAAAATTTGATTAAAGGATTGGTGGCACTGTTTCCCAAGCCCTGGGATGAGCGCCTTGCTGCCCAAGTTGTACCCATTTCTCGCCGGATGGGAGGTTATATCCAAGGTCGAGTTTTGGTGTCCGCTATTTTAGCCTTTGCTATTACACTGGGTTTAGGCATTTTGGGACTTTCGGAGTTTGCCTTAGCATTGGGTGTAATTGCTGGCTTTACAAATTTGATACCATTTGTCGGGCCGATATTAGGAGCGATCCCAGCTTTAATAGTCGCAATTCCTCAAGGAGGGTTAACTTTCCTCTGGGTACTATTGTTATTTGTCATTATCCAGAATTTAGAAAGTTACGTACTCGATCCTTTGCTGGTAGGTTCTTCAGTGCGAGTTCATCCGTTATATCAACTTTTAGCAGTACTAGGAGGAACGCAAGTTTTAGGAATTATTGGTGCTGTAATCGTCCCACCTTGGATCGCTGGTTTGGCAGTGTTACTAGAGAATCTTTATCTACGTCCAAAATTAATCGCAGAACAGAAAGATAATCTCTCAGAAGCTGTAATTTGTTCAGATAACCAACAATTGTCGGATGGAGCATCTAAATTATCTGGGAAATAA
- a CDS encoding GTP-binding protein gives MQAVTPESHSMDSPKQGLPVTIITGFLGSGKTTLLNHILSNQQGLKTAVLVNEFGEIGIDNELIISTDENMVELNNGCICCTINNDLVDAVYKVLERQENLDYLVVETTGLADPLPVALTFLGTELRDLTRLDSIITVVDAANYSLDLFNSQAAYSQIAYGDVILLNKTDLVSPEELQALEAKIREIKEGARIIHTKRSQVPLPLILSVGLFESDKYFDADEAHEHEHQHHDHHHDHDHSECGHDHHHNHEHHHHHHHSHHLENDGFTSLSFESDQPLAIRKFQYFLDNQLPDTVFRAKGIMWFEESPKRHIFHLCGKRFTLDDEEWKGEKKNQLVLIGQNLDHEQLREQLENCVCLPSTSRGKGFGK, from the coding sequence ATGCAAGCAGTTACCCCCGAATCTCATTCAATGGATTCTCCTAAACAAGGGTTACCAGTCACAATTATTACTGGATTTCTCGGTAGCGGAAAAACTACTTTACTCAATCACATCCTCAGCAATCAGCAAGGTTTAAAAACTGCTGTTTTAGTAAATGAATTTGGTGAAATTGGCATCGATAACGAGCTAATTATCTCCACAGATGAGAATATGGTGGAGCTAAATAATGGTTGTATTTGCTGCACCATTAATAATGATCTGGTTGATGCCGTTTACAAAGTTTTGGAACGTCAAGAAAATCTCGATTATCTGGTAGTTGAAACCACCGGACTCGCCGATCCACTACCAGTTGCCTTGACATTTTTGGGTACAGAATTGCGCGATCTAACCCGTCTAGATTCGATTATTACCGTTGTAGATGCGGCAAATTACAGCTTGGATTTATTTAATTCTCAAGCAGCTTACAGTCAAATAGCTTATGGTGATGTAATTCTTTTAAATAAGACAGATTTGGTTTCGCCAGAAGAATTGCAAGCACTAGAAGCCAAAATCCGGGAAATCAAAGAAGGAGCGAGAATTATCCACACCAAGCGATCGCAAGTGCCGCTTCCTTTAATTCTCAGTGTTGGTTTGTTTGAGTCAGACAAGTATTTTGATGCTGATGAAGCTCATGAGCACGAGCATCAACATCATGATCATCATCACGATCACGACCATTCAGAATGTGGTCACGATCATCATCATAACCACGAGCATCACCATCATCACCATCATTCCCATCATTTGGAAAATGATGGCTTTACCTCATTATCTTTTGAAAGTGACCAACCTTTGGCAATCAGGAAGTTTCAATATTTCTTAGATAATCAGCTTCCTGATACTGTCTTTAGAGCAAAAGGAATTATGTGGTTTGAAGAGAGTCCCAAACGCCATATTTTCCACCTATGTGGTAAGCGCTTTACTCTCGATGATGAGGAGTGGAAAGGCGAGAAAAAAAATCAATTGGTGTTAATTGGTCAAAATCTAGATCACGAGCAGTTACGAGAACAACTAGAAAACTGCGTATGTTTACCTTCTACATCTCGTGGCAAAGGCTTTGGGAAGTAG
- a CDS encoding TldD/PmbA family protein — protein MWSELTKAIANINIPADWIGIRVVKETSSHRYFRDALPQSNGKSFTIGAMLEVMVNGCIGYAATNHLELASLQAAAEKAYKQAQAASQWWIHPFQPATERPKVVGEYISPFLEPLDALSAAEINDLLVRTCHTLKVSEQIVQTTASATTTERETWFTSSNGSEVYQNFISLRQHYGAIAQEGAIVQHRTNNGWEANCYQGGIELFKQEDIWQRVQHIGEQAVELLTAQECPTTRTNLVLAPDQMMLQIHESVGHPLEIDRILGDERNYAGGSFVNKSDFGVLVYGSPLMNITFDPTVSGEFASYGFDDTGAVATREYLIKEGVLLRGLGSLESQKRAGIPGVACARACSWNRPAIDRMANLNLEPGKASFEEIIAGIEHGVYMESNRSWSIDDRRYKFQFGCEYAKLIENGKFTKTLRNPNYRATTPEFWHSLIKVGNSSTWEMYGTPYCGKGEPNQAIWVGHGSPVCVFANVEVFGGGT, from the coding sequence ATGTGGTCTGAACTAACAAAAGCGATCGCCAATATCAACATTCCCGCAGATTGGATTGGGATCAGGGTAGTTAAAGAAACTTCTTCCCACCGTTATTTCCGCGATGCCTTACCGCAAAGTAATGGCAAATCTTTCACAATTGGAGCAATGCTGGAAGTAATGGTAAATGGCTGCATTGGCTATGCTGCTACCAATCATCTAGAACTTGCGAGTTTGCAAGCTGCTGCCGAAAAAGCTTATAAACAGGCACAAGCAGCAAGTCAGTGGTGGATACATCCATTTCAACCAGCAACTGAGCGTCCTAAGGTTGTTGGTGAATATATTTCCCCCTTTCTCGAACCATTGGATGCTCTGAGTGCTGCTGAAATCAATGATTTGCTAGTCCGTACCTGCCATACTCTGAAAGTATCCGAACAAATAGTCCAAACTACAGCTAGTGCTACCACTACCGAAAGAGAAACTTGGTTCACAAGCAGTAATGGCTCTGAGGTATATCAAAATTTTATTTCCTTACGTCAGCATTACGGAGCGATCGCCCAAGAAGGAGCGATCGTGCAGCACCGTACTAACAATGGTTGGGAAGCTAACTGTTACCAAGGTGGCATAGAGCTATTCAAACAAGAAGATATATGGCAACGGGTGCAGCACATTGGCGAACAGGCAGTCGAACTTCTAACAGCCCAAGAGTGTCCAACTACACGCACAAATCTGGTATTAGCCCCAGATCAAATGATGTTGCAAATTCATGAAAGTGTCGGACACCCTCTAGAAATTGACAGAATTCTAGGAGACGAGCGCAACTATGCCGGAGGTAGCTTTGTTAACAAAAGTGATTTCGGCGTTTTGGTATATGGTTCTCCCCTGATGAATATTACCTTTGACCCTACCGTATCTGGAGAATTTGCCAGCTATGGCTTTGATGATACTGGTGCTGTGGCAACGCGGGAGTATTTAATTAAGGAAGGTGTATTACTGCGGGGCTTGGGCAGTTTAGAAAGTCAGAAAAGAGCTGGGATACCAGGAGTAGCTTGTGCGCGTGCTTGCTCTTGGAATCGACCTGCTATTGACCGGATGGCAAACTTAAATTTAGAACCAGGAAAAGCATCTTTTGAAGAAATTATTGCTGGCATAGAACATGGAGTTTACATGGAGTCTAACCGCTCTTGGTCAATAGACGATCGCCGCTATAAATTTCAATTTGGTTGCGAGTATGCAAAATTGATTGAAAATGGCAAATTCACCAAAACACTCCGCAATCCTAATTATCGAGCTACAACTCCAGAGTTTTGGCACAGCTTAATTAAAGTTGGCAACTCCTCGACTTGGGAAATGTACGGTACCCCTTACTGCGGCAAAGGAGAACCAAATCAAGCTATTTGGGTAGGACATGGTTCACCCGTTTGTGTGTTTGCTAATGTCGAAGTATTTGGCGGCGGAACTTGA
- a CDS encoding geranylgeranylglycerol-phosphate geranylgeranyltransferase, with the protein MSEQLQIDKKTGSFTSASGNNNSSLPDSSDKIRLIRDFAQLFRLPVAILAALVGCATIYALNSAVPLYKYLLTAIILVCTHSAACAINDYWDVEKDKIDHPQRPLPSGRLSLQQVWWAATILFVCALIAAIPLGIYCLILVAVSSILLWNYSHLLARNGIFANFIVAAIAGAIIFLGSLVVNRPLALLYPSAFAFCYTLAKEIIWDVHDAAGDRAQGIITVVNSWGKKKAFSISWGLIGMLLVSIPLAVLLLPMAHPLIFGVFSSVMLLMMGMALARYQYQDSVNAYEGFVFWDRIGMLVGAVGLLGAAPAV; encoded by the coding sequence ATGAGCGAACAATTACAGATTGACAAAAAAACTGGTTCGTTCACTTCTGCATCAGGAAATAATAATTCTTCTTTACCTGACTCTAGTGACAAAATTCGCCTAATTCGTGATTTTGCTCAACTTTTCCGATTACCAGTTGCGATCTTGGCTGCTTTAGTAGGTTGTGCTACTATCTATGCGTTAAATTCAGCAGTTCCATTATATAAATACCTGCTGACGGCAATTATTTTAGTTTGCACACACTCTGCCGCCTGTGCAATCAATGACTATTGGGATGTAGAGAAAGATAAAATAGATCATCCACAAAGACCTTTACCATCTGGGCGTCTTTCTCTGCAACAAGTTTGGTGGGCTGCTACTATTCTGTTTGTCTGCGCTCTAATCGCAGCAATTCCTCTTGGGATCTATTGCTTGATCCTAGTAGCCGTGAGTTCCATCTTGCTATGGAATTACTCCCATCTGTTAGCCCGTAACGGTATTTTTGCGAATTTTATTGTGGCAGCGATCGCAGGTGCAATCATTTTTCTGGGTAGTTTAGTAGTAAATCGCCCTTTGGCGCTACTGTATCCTAGTGCTTTTGCATTCTGCTACACCCTCGCCAAAGAAATCATCTGGGATGTGCATGATGCAGCAGGCGATCGCGCCCAGGGAATTATCACCGTTGTCAATTCTTGGGGAAAGAAAAAGGCTTTCTCAATTAGTTGGGGATTAATTGGTATGTTGCTTGTGTCAATTCCTCTTGCAGTATTACTGCTACCAATGGCACATCCTCTGATATTTGGAGTTTTCTCCTCAGTTATGTTGCTGATGATGGGAATGGCACTGGCACGTTATCAATATCAAGATAGTGTGAATGCTTACGAAGGATTTGTGTTTTGGGATCGCATAGGTATGCTTGTGGGAGCAGTAGGTTTGTTGGGGGCTGCTCCGGCAGTTTAA
- a CDS encoding sugar O-acetyltransferase encodes MQDSQKTEKQKMLAGELYLSTDPELVIERQRARRLTRFYNATTEEELEQRSQILQELFGKLGQNFEVIPPFLCDYGSNIYAGKNLYMNFGCVILDCNTVHIGDNLLCAPYVQIYTAYHPTDPIQRLRHRELELAAPVTIGNNVWIGGGAIICPGVTIGDNTTIGAGSVVVKDVPANVVAAGNPCRVIRSLKS; translated from the coding sequence ATGCAAGATTCACAAAAGACTGAAAAACAAAAAATGCTAGCAGGAGAGCTGTATCTTTCCACCGATCCTGAACTAGTGATTGAGCGTCAAAGAGCGCGTCGGCTGACTCGTTTTTACAATGCTACTACCGAAGAAGAATTAGAACAGCGATCGCAAATTCTCCAAGAACTGTTTGGCAAACTAGGTCAAAATTTTGAGGTTATACCACCATTTCTGTGTGACTACGGTAGCAATATATATGCTGGTAAAAATTTATATATGAATTTTGGCTGCGTAATTCTAGACTGTAACACCGTGCATATAGGCGACAATCTTCTTTGCGCTCCTTACGTGCAGATTTACACTGCCTATCATCCCACCGATCCGATCCAACGACTTAGGCACAGAGAGCTAGAATTAGCTGCTCCTGTCACGATTGGTAATAATGTCTGGATTGGTGGTGGTGCAATTATTTGTCCGGGTGTGACGATTGGTGACAATACTACTATTGGTGCCGGGAGCGTTGTTGTCAAAGACGTTCCTGCTAATGTCGTTGCTGCTGGCAATCCCTGTCGCGTCATTCGCTCTTTGAAATCCTAA
- the dhaL gene encoding dihydroxyacetone kinase subunit DhaL, with product MVSKEQVVKWLQKFATVLEENKDYLTELDAAIGDADHGINMVRGFQKVITQLPSAADKDIGSILKTVSMTLISTVGGASGPLYGTLFLRASTVTTGKQELTEQDVLQMLQVGLEGVIGRGKAQLDDKTMVDALSPAVAAFGQATKEGKLMLEAMQKAVAAAEQGMKETIPMQAKKGRASYLGERSVGHQDPGATSCYLMLKSLLDII from the coding sequence ATGGTGAGCAAGGAGCAGGTTGTGAAATGGTTGCAGAAATTTGCAACTGTACTGGAGGAGAACAAAGACTATTTAACAGAATTAGATGCAGCCATTGGTGATGCTGATCATGGTATCAACATGGTTCGCGGCTTCCAAAAGGTGATAACTCAACTGCCGAGTGCAGCAGACAAAGATATCGGCAGCATTTTGAAAACGGTGAGCATGACTCTAATTTCCACAGTGGGTGGTGCGAGCGGGCCTCTCTATGGCACTCTATTTTTACGAGCCAGTACAGTAACTACAGGCAAACAAGAACTAACCGAGCAAGATGTGCTTCAAATGCTGCAAGTCGGTTTAGAAGGCGTAATCGGACGCGGCAAAGCACAACTAGATGATAAAACAATGGTGGATGCTTTATCTCCGGCTGTAGCGGCTTTTGGGCAAGCGACAAAAGAAGGTAAACTCATGCTGGAAGCAATGCAAAAAGCTGTAGCTGCGGCAGAACAGGGTATGAAAGAAACTATTCCCATGCAAGCAAAAAAAGGTAGGGCTAGCTATTTAGGAGAACGCAGTGTAGGGCATCAAGATCCAGGGGCAACCTCTTGTTATTTAATGTTGAAGAGTTTGTTAGATATTATTTGA
- a CDS encoding S1 RNA-binding domain-containing protein translates to MSDVDKQWEELKRNFPIGHKFYGEVASIKPFGVFVYLGYQVVNGYKFSGIIDIATQSDSDSSGLPTDNSLWPQVGQRIHCKVIAYREYNKEVDLRLVQ, encoded by the coding sequence ATGAGTGATGTAGATAAACAGTGGGAAGAGTTGAAGCGTAACTTTCCTATTGGACACAAATTTTATGGCGAGGTTGCAAGCATCAAGCCTTTTGGTGTTTTTGTGTATCTGGGCTATCAAGTTGTGAACGGTTATAAATTCAGCGGAATAATAGATATTGCTACACAATCGGATAGTGATTCATCTGGCTTACCGACGGATAATTCTTTGTGGCCGCAGGTTGGTCAACGAATTCATTGCAAAGTAATTGCTTATCGGGAATACAACAAAGAAGTAGACTTAAGATTGGTTCAATAG
- a CDS encoding molybdenum cofactor biosynthesis protein B encodes MMYQPHPEQSRITVICAVVTVSDTRSKENDKSGQLIQQLLSDASHTIGAYTIIKDEPVQIQEQLEVLGKNSNLDAVIFNGGTGIAPRDTTYDAIEKLLEKTLPGFGELFRFLSYQEIGSRAIASRAVGGIYQSKLIFSLPGSSNAVRLAMEKLILPELPHLVGLLRLEGRRQ; translated from the coding sequence ATGATGTACCAGCCACACCCTGAGCAATCAAGAATCACAGTCATTTGTGCTGTTGTTACCGTCAGTGATACACGCTCCAAAGAAAATGATAAAAGTGGTCAGTTAATTCAGCAATTACTCAGTGATGCTAGCCACACGATAGGAGCTTACACGATTATCAAAGACGAACCAGTTCAGATTCAGGAGCAGTTAGAGGTGCTGGGTAAAAATTCTAATTTGGATGCTGTAATTTTCAATGGCGGTACGGGCATTGCACCTAGAGACACTACCTACGATGCCATAGAAAAATTACTTGAAAAAACTTTGCCTGGATTTGGGGAATTATTTCGCTTTTTAAGCTATCAAGAAATTGGTTCGCGGGCGATCGCATCTCGTGCTGTTGGCGGTATTTATCAAAGTAAATTAATATTTTCCCTTCCTGGTTCCAGCAATGCTGTACGACTGGCAATGGAAAAACTGATTTTGCCAGAACTCCCTCACTTGGTTGGGTTACTACGTTTGGAAGGCAGAAGGCAGTAG
- a CDS encoding TldD/PmbA family protein codes for MKHQEPSAFEASFNQLIETLLNKKEESEQFTVKLSSEYSQFTRFNHAKVRQTGTVADGWAELTLMQDQRSSFRLIPFTGDREVDWQVAYKALQELREEVPLLPLDPYLVLPSGTNASREIHIGNLLPEETVVPRVLELVNELDFTGIYAGGTVVKAYADSSGQKHWFATDSFTLDYSIFTPEEQAVKGTFAGSNWHQEAYTAKIDEAKKQLKLLSRSIKQLPRGNYKTYFAPAAVADLLSMLSWGGVSEADLQQGNSALAALSRQEKLLSPTFNLKENFQLGLVPRFNEWGEMAAPELPIITNGILVNTLINSRTAKEYQKTANGANTAESLRAPELSPGNLAFDRILPSLDTGLYVSNLHYLNWSDRPTGRITGMTRYACFWVEGGEIIAPIENLRFDESLYRFWGENLVDLTDFQEFISEVGTYEGRQLGGSIVPGMLVEDFTYTL; via the coding sequence ATGAAACACCAGGAACCCTCTGCTTTTGAAGCCAGCTTTAACCAATTAATTGAAACTCTTTTAAATAAGAAAGAAGAAAGTGAACAATTCACTGTGAAATTGAGCAGTGAATATAGTCAATTTACGCGTTTCAATCATGCCAAAGTGCGACAAACAGGTACTGTTGCTGATGGCTGGGCTGAGTTGACTTTAATGCAAGATCAGCGCAGTAGTTTTCGGCTAATTCCTTTCACCGGCGATCGAGAAGTGGATTGGCAGGTGGCATACAAAGCTTTGCAAGAACTACGTGAAGAGGTTCCTCTGCTACCTTTAGATCCCTATTTAGTTTTACCATCAGGAACTAATGCCAGTAGAGAAATTCATATAGGTAATTTGTTACCGGAAGAAACTGTAGTGCCAAGGGTACTCGAATTGGTGAATGAATTAGATTTTACGGGTATCTATGCCGGAGGAACTGTAGTTAAAGCCTATGCTGATTCTAGTGGTCAGAAACACTGGTTTGCTACAGATTCTTTTACTTTAGATTATTCTATATTCACTCCCGAAGAACAAGCTGTCAAAGGTACTTTTGCAGGCAGTAATTGGCACCAAGAAGCTTACACAGCCAAAATTGATGAAGCTAAAAAGCAACTAAAATTACTTTCTCGATCTATTAAACAATTACCACGAGGAAATTATAAAACTTATTTTGCGCCCGCAGCAGTTGCTGATTTATTAAGTATGCTTTCTTGGGGAGGTGTGAGCGAAGCTGATTTACAACAAGGAAACAGCGCTCTAGCAGCCCTATCTCGTCAAGAAAAATTACTTTCTCCTACATTTAATCTTAAAGAAAACTTTCAACTGGGATTAGTACCGCGCTTTAATGAATGGGGAGAAATGGCAGCACCCGAATTACCAATAATTACAAATGGAATTTTGGTTAATACTCTAATCAATTCTCGTACTGCTAAGGAATATCAAAAAACTGCCAATGGTGCTAACACTGCTGAGTCTTTGCGTGCGCCGGAATTAAGTCCGGGAAATTTAGCATTTGATCGGATTCTGCCAAGTTTGGATACTGGATTGTATGTATCAAATTTGCATTACTTAAATTGGAGCGATCGCCCCACGGGAAGAATCACTGGTATGACTCGTTATGCCTGTTTTTGGGTAGAAGGTGGCGAAATTATTGCTCCAATAGAAAATTTGCGCTTCGATGAGAGTCTTTATCGGTTTTGGGGAGAAAATCTGGTAGATTTGACTGATTTTCAAGAATTTATTTCAGAAGTTGGAACATACGAAGGTCGTCAACTCGGAGGTAGTATAGTTCCTGGTATGTTGGTTGAAGACTTTACATATACGCTTTAG